The Impatiens glandulifera chromosome 3, dImpGla2.1, whole genome shotgun sequence genome contains a region encoding:
- the LOC124930983 gene encoding 50S ribosomal protein L34, chloroplastic, which translates to MACLTMGTWLSATTTRIPMASLTLQTGTTSRRITSLKMAASAQPNRSGLLHCSFTASSSLSVSSSVSFTGLPMGLNFNSESGVRKERGRRGLVVRATKYLLCQTKRNRSRKSLARTHGFRYRMSTTSGRAVLKRRRAKGRWILCTKSNHNSGKRP; encoded by the exons atggCTTGTCTGACCATGGGAACTTGGCTTTCCGCCACAACAACTCGCATCCCCATGGCTTCTCTTACTCTTCAAACCGGAACTACTTCTAGAAGAATCACTTCCTTGAAAATGGCTGCATCAGCTCAACCAAATCGTTCTGGATTACTTCATTGTTCTTTTACTGCCTCATCCTCGCTCTCTGTATCCTCTTCTGTGTCTTTTACAG GATTGCCAATGGGCTTGAATTTTAACAGTGAAAGTGGGGTTAGAAAAGAGAGGGGACGGCGTGGCCTTGTAGTGAGGGCTACGAAATATTTACTTTGTCAAACAAAGAGGAATAGATCTAGGAAGTCTCTGGCGAGAACTCACGGTTTTCGCTATAGAATGAGCACTACAAGTGGAAGAGCAGTGTTGAAGCGAAGAAGGGCGAAGGGAAGATGGATTCTTTGTACAAAGTCCAACCACAACAGTGGAAAACGCCCTTAA
- the LOC124930127 gene encoding uncharacterized protein LOC124930127: MTEAIGQFGKGLPTPSRYLLSGPCLTDEVQRIKTALIKHQEEWSITGYSIMTDAWTDRKRRSIMNLCVHCREGMSFLSSREDSDSAHTGDYIFEYVDKCIEDIGEDKVVQVVTDNALNNMEAKRLLKVKRPNVFWTSCAAHTMNLMLEGIGKQSKFKKTIDSAKALTIFIYGHHQTLSMMRTYTDNIEIVRPGVTRFASTYLTLDSLLSKKEQLRTMFGSNAFDSLKHSKSVAGKKSYDTVFSQSFWNKVTHVLEVFKPLVEVLRIVDGDRPFMPWLYGKLKEAKEDIKCALNGVEGNYKLLLDIIELKGKGRLDNELHVTAYFLNPFYFAKNRVGIGGALEVMEAIQKCVEMFFPGDEILQGNVINTESCKYIRTWKPVFEPIGWWSNYGGSAKNLQRMAIRILSLTTSSSGCERNWSSFAMV; encoded by the exons atgactgaAGCTATTGGACAATTTGGAAAAGGATTACCTACCCCTAGTCGGTATCTATTGAGTGGACCATGTTTGACGGACGAGGTTCAGAGGATTAAGACTGCTTTGATAAAACATCAAGAGGAGTGGTCTATTACTGGTTATTCGATTATGACAGATGCATGGACAGATCGTAAGCGAAGAAGTATTATGAACTTATGTGTGCATTGTCGAGAAGGGATGTCTTTCTTATCTTCGAGAGAGGATTCTGATTCAGCACATACTGGAGATTACATATTTGAGTATGTTGATAAATGTATTGAAGATATTGGAGAAGATAAAGTAGTACAAGTTGTGACTGACAATGCTTTAAATAACATGGAAGCAAAACGTCTCCTGAAAGTCAAGAGACCTAATGTATTTTGGACTTCATGTGCCGCACATACCATGAATCTCATGCTAGAGGGGATTGGTAAACAATCCAAGTTCAAGAAAACAATTGATAGTGCAAAGGCATTAACTATTTTCATTTATGGTCACCATCAAACTCTTAGCATGATGCGTACGTATACCGACAATATTGAGATTGTACGTCCCGGCGTAACACGTTTTGCAAGTACGTATCTCACTTTGGATAGTTTGCTTTCAAAAAAGGAACAATTAAGAACTATGTTTGGTTCGAATGCATTTGACTCTTTGAAACATTCTAAGAGTGTTGCCGGAAAAAAATCATATGATACAGTCTTTTCTCAATCATTTTGGAATAAGGTTACTCATGTTTTGGAAGTTTTTAAACCATTAGTAGAGGTTCTTCGCATTGTTGATGGTGATAGGCCTTTTATGCCATGGTTGTATGGGAAACTAAAAGAGGCCAAAGAAGACATCAAATGTGCATTGAATGGAGTTGAGGGGAACTATAAACTTTTGCTAGATATCATTGAGCTTAAAGGAAAAGGAAGACTTGACAATGAATTGCATGTAACGGCATATTTTCTTAATCCTTTTTACTTTGCAAAAAATAGAGTCGGCATTGGAGGAGCATTAGAGGTCATGGAAGCCATACAAAAGTGTGTGGAAATGTTTTTTCCGGGTGATGAGATTTTGCAAGGCAACGTCATCAACACAGAGAGTTGCAAATATATAAGAACTTGGAAGCCAGTTTTCGAGCCAA ttggATGGTGGAGTAATTATGGAGGGAGTGCTAAGAATTTGCAAAGGATGGCAATTAGGATTTTGTCATTGACTACAAGTTCGTCGGGTTGTGAGCGAAATTGGAGCTCATTCGCTATGGTATGA
- the LOC124930126 gene encoding uncharacterized protein LOC124930126, giving the protein MTKFLYSYAGKIIPRRKDGKLLYVGGHTRILAVNRSISFDELNVKFSKLCGYSVEFKCKLPEDYLDLLISIKCDEDLANIVDEYERFSVHTQHDTKVRVILLPIKSRTSEPSNNVSIVDQSHTKEYSSPSNVTFQLIKKHGGKYKGDCQCFGAPTSRYIDVKKDVYRLVLRPYGFVATN; this is encoded by the exons ATGACGAAGTTTCTTTACAGCTATGCTGGAAAAATCATACCTCGTCGGAAGGACGGTAAACTTCTTTACGTCGGAGGCCACACTAGGATCCTTGCGGTTAATCGATCTATAAGTTTTGATG AGCTAAATGTGAAGTTTTCCAAATTATGTGGCTATTCCGTGGAATTCAAGTGCAAATTACCGGAAGATTATCTTGATTTACTTATCTCAATCAAATGCGACGAAGATCTTGCGAATATAGTAGATGAGTATGAAAGATTCTCGGTTCATACACAACATGATACGAAAGTTAGAGTGATTCTCTTGCCAATCAAGTCGAGGACTTCTGAACCATCAAATAATGTTTCAATCGTCGATCAATCTCATACAAAGGAGTATTCTTCGCCTTCAAATGTCACATTTCAATTGATTAAAAAACATGGTGGTAAATATAAAGGAGATTGTCAATGTTTTGGTGCGCCAACATCAAGATACATTGATGTTAAGAAAGATGTTTATCGCCTCGTCCTACGACCGTATGGTTTTGTGGCTACGAATTAA